In the genome of Clostridium cylindrosporum DSM 605, one region contains:
- the secG gene encoding preprotein translocase subunit SecG: MSTAITVIHIIICIALAIVILAQPAKQAGLGAALGGSGGGDSDNFFSKNKGRTYEGKMEKLTIFLTILFVITTIGLSYVANL, encoded by the coding sequence TTGAGTACAGCAATAACAGTTATACATATAATTATATGTATTGCATTAGCAATAGTAATACTTGCTCAACCAGCTAAGCAAGCCGGACTAGGCGCAGCACTAGGCGGAAGTGGCGGAGGAGATAGTGATAATTTCTTTAGTAAGAACAAAGGAAGAACCTATGAAGGTAAAATGGAAAAGCTAACAATATTCCTTACCATCTTATTTGTTATAACAACTATAGGATTATCATATGTTGCAAATCTATAG
- the eno gene encoding phosphopyruvate hydratase, with translation MKRYVEIIDVIGREVLDSRANPTVEVEVVLADGTSDYAIVPSGASTGAFEAVELRDEDKDRYLGKGVLKAVDNVNTIIAEELIGMNAFDQTLVDETLLWLDGTENKGKLGANAILGVSLAVARAAAKSLGLPLYQYIGGVNAKTLPTPMMNILNGGKHADNNVDIQEFMVMPVGAESFREALRMCAEIYHSLKKTLSDKGYNTAIGDEGGFAPNLKSNEEAITVILEAIEKAGYKPGEEVKIAIDAAATELYKDGKYHLEGEGRVLSAAEMVDFWADLADKYPIISLEDGLDEEDWEGWKLLTEKLGSKIQLVGDDLFVTNTKRLEKGIDTHTANSILIKLNQIGTLTETIEAIELAKTAKYTAVVSHRSGESEDTTIADLVVAMNAGQIKTGAPARTDRVAKYNQLLRIEEELGSVAKYAGHDAFYNLKK, from the coding sequence ATGAAAAGATATGTTGAGATAATCGACGTTATAGGAAGAGAAGTACTAGACTCAAGAGCTAACCCAACTGTAGAAGTTGAAGTTGTTCTAGCTGACGGAACAAGCGATTACGCTATAGTTCCATCAGGAGCATCAACAGGAGCATTTGAAGCTGTTGAATTAAGAGATGAGGACAAGGACAGATACCTTGGAAAGGGAGTTCTTAAGGCTGTTGATAACGTAAACACAATTATAGCTGAAGAACTAATTGGAATGAATGCATTCGACCAAACTCTAGTAGACGAAACTCTACTATGGCTAGATGGAACAGAAAACAAGGGTAAGCTAGGAGCAAACGCTATACTTGGTGTATCACTAGCTGTAGCTAGAGCTGCTGCAAAGTCACTAGGACTTCCACTATACCAATACATTGGGGGGGTTAATGCTAAGACTCTACCAACTCCAATGATGAACATACTAAACGGTGGAAAGCACGCTGATAACAATGTAGATATCCAAGAATTCATGGTTATGCCAGTTGGAGCAGAAAGCTTTAGAGAAGCTCTAAGAATGTGTGCTGAAATATACCACTCACTTAAAAAGACTCTATCAGACAAGGGATATAACACAGCTATCGGTGACGAAGGTGGATTCGCTCCAAACCTTAAGTCAAACGAAGAAGCTATCACTGTTATTCTTGAAGCTATAGAAAAGGCTGGATACAAGCCAGGCGAAGAAGTTAAGATAGCAATCGATGCTGCTGCAACTGAGCTATACAAAGATGGTAAGTACCACCTAGAAGGAGAAGGAAGAGTTCTTTCAGCTGCTGAAATGGTTGACTTCTGGGCAGACCTTGCTGATAAGTACCCAATAATCTCACTAGAAGATGGTCTAGATGAAGAGGATTGGGAAGGATGGAAGCTTCTAACTGAAAAGCTAGGATCAAAGATCCAATTAGTTGGAGACGACCTATTCGTTACTAACACTAAGAGACTTGAAAAGGGAATTGATACTCACACAGCTAACTCAATTCTTATAAAGCTTAACCAAATAGGAACACTAACTGAAACAATAGAAGCAATTGAACTAGCTAAAACAGCTAAGTACACTGCTGTAGTTTCACATAGATCAGGTGAAAGTGAAGATACAACTATCGCTGATTTAGTTGTTGCTATGAACGCTGGTCAAATCAAGACTGGTGCACCAGCTAGAACAGACAGAGTTGCTAAGTACAACCAACTTCTTAGAATAGAAGAAGAACTAGGTTCTGTAGCAAAGTATGCAGGACATGATGCATTCTACAACCTAAAGAAGTAA
- the gpmI gene encoding 2,3-bisphosphoglycerate-independent phosphoglycerate mutase encodes MKKATKMLLILDGYGIRNEEKGNAVVDAKKPNLDKYFNTYPKTFLNASGLSVGLPEGQMGNSEVGHLNIGAGRVIYQELTRINKEISEGGFFKNEALLKAIDYSRRNNSSIHLMGLLSDGGVHSHIDHLKALLKLCKEEGLTKVYVHGFLDGRDVPPQSALEYVESLESYIKEVGVGSIATISGRYYAMDRDNRWERVQKAYDAMVKSEGPTFDSAAKAIESSYKDKVLDEFVVPSVIVKDGSPVASISNKDSVIFFNFRPDRAREITRALTERNFDGFKSDYIETYFVSMTQYDKSFKNLNIAYKPENIENTLGETLSKKGKRQLRIAETEKYAHVTFFFNGGVETPYQGEDRILVPSPKVATYDMQPEMSAGEVTERVLKEISEGIYDFILLNFANPDMVGHTGDLDAAIKAVETVDECTGKIVEAILQNGGAVYITADHGNAEQMIDPENGEAFTAHTINKVPFVVIGEGDVHLREDGKISDIAPTILNFMELDVPVEMTGESLLTN; translated from the coding sequence ATGAAGAAAGCCACTAAAATGCTTCTTATTCTAGACGGATATGGAATAAGAAACGAGGAAAAAGGAAATGCAGTTGTAGATGCAAAAAAGCCTAATCTTGATAAATACTTTAATACATATCCTAAAACATTTCTAAATGCTAGTGGTCTAAGCGTAGGACTTCCAGAGGGACAAATGGGGAACTCTGAGGTTGGACACTTAAACATAGGTGCTGGAAGAGTAATTTATCAAGAACTTACAAGAATAAATAAAGAAATAAGTGAAGGTGGCTTCTTTAAAAACGAAGCACTTCTTAAGGCAATAGATTACTCAAGAAGAAATAACTCATCTATTCATCTAATGGGATTACTATCAGATGGAGGAGTTCATAGCCACATTGACCATCTAAAGGCTTTACTTAAGCTATGCAAAGAAGAGGGATTAACTAAGGTATATGTTCATGGGTTCTTAGATGGTAGAGATGTACCACCTCAAAGTGCCCTTGAATATGTAGAGTCTCTTGAATCATATATTAAGGAAGTCGGAGTAGGCTCTATTGCAACTATTTCAGGCAGATACTATGCAATGGATAGAGACAATAGATGGGAAAGAGTACAAAAGGCATATGATGCTATGGTGAAGTCAGAGGGACCTACCTTTGACTCAGCAGCTAAGGCTATCGAAAGCTCATATAAAGATAAGGTTCTAGATGAGTTTGTAGTTCCATCAGTAATTGTTAAGGACGGTTCTCCAGTAGCGTCTATAAGTAATAAAGATTCTGTTATATTCTTTAACTTTAGACCAGATAGAGCAAGAGAGATAACAAGAGCTCTTACTGAAAGAAACTTTGATGGATTTAAATCCGATTACATAGAAACTTACTTTGTATCTATGACCCAATATGATAAGTCATTTAAGAATTTAAATATAGCATATAAACCAGAGAATATCGAAAACACTCTAGGGGAAACCTTAAGTAAAAAGGGAAAAAGACAGCTAAGAATTGCAGAAACAGAAAAATACGCCCATGTTACATTCTTCTTCAATGGCGGAGTTGAAACTCCATATCAAGGAGAAGATAGAATACTAGTACCATCTCCAAAGGTTGCTACCTACGATATGCAACCTGAAATGAGTGCTGGTGAGGTTACTGAAAGAGTGCTTAAGGAAATATCAGAGGGTATATATGACTTTATTTTACTTAACTTTGCTAATCCTGACATGGTAGGCCACACTGGAGATTTAGATGCGGCTATAAAGGCTGTAGAGACAGTTGATGAATGTACAGGTAAAATAGTAGAAGCTATACTTCAAAATGGCGGTGCTGTATATATAACAGCTGACCATGGAAACGCAGAGCAAATGATTGACCCTGAAAACGGGGAAGCATTTACTGCACATACAATAAATAAGGTTCCATTTGTAGTAATAGGAGAGGGAGATGTACACCTTCGTGAAGATGGTAAAATCTCAGATATAGCTCCAACTATACTAAACTTTATGGAGCTTGATGTTCCAGTGGAAATGACAGGTGAAAGCCTTTTAACTAACTAA
- the tpiA gene encoding triose-phosphate isomerase, with protein sequence MRKPIIAGNWKMHKTPAEAVSLVKELMPLVKDASCEVIVCPTFTSLYPVLEEVKGSNIAVGAQNMYFEESGAFTGEISPLMLKEMGVKYVILGHSERREYFKEDDSLINKKVQVSFDYDLIPILCVGETLEEKEAGNTKSKISGQIKAGLNGLTSEKVASMVIAYEPIWAIGTGKTATSEDANDVIKFIREEVKSLYGEVASDAVRIQYGGSVKPSTIKEQMAQSDIDGALVGGAALKAEDFSGIVNF encoded by the coding sequence ATGAGAAAGCCAATTATAGCAGGAAACTGGAAAATGCACAAAACACCAGCTGAAGCAGTAAGTTTAGTTAAAGAGCTTATGCCCCTTGTAAAAGATGCTTCATGTGAGGTTATAGTATGCCCAACATTTACTTCACTTTACCCAGTGCTTGAAGAAGTAAAGGGAAGTAATATTGCAGTTGGTGCACAAAACATGTACTTTGAAGAAAGTGGTGCATTTACTGGGGAAATTTCTCCACTTATGCTTAAGGAAATGGGAGTTAAGTACGTTATCCTTGGACATAGTGAAAGAAGAGAATACTTTAAGGAAGATGACAGCCTTATTAATAAGAAGGTTCAAGTATCATTTGATTATGATCTAATTCCTATACTATGTGTTGGAGAAACGCTAGAAGAAAAGGAAGCGGGAAATACTAAGTCAAAGATATCAGGACAAATCAAAGCTGGACTTAATGGACTAACATCAGAAAAGGTTGCATCAATGGTTATAGCATATGAACCAATTTGGGCTATAGGAACAGGAAAAACTGCAACTTCAGAGGATGCAAATGACGTAATTAAGTTTATAAGAGAAGAAGTTAAGTCTCTTTATGGAGAAGTAGCATCTGATGCTGTACGTATTCAATACGGTGGAAGTGTTAAGCCATCAACAATTAAAGAGCAAATGGCTCAAAGTGATATAGATGGTGCACTAGTTGGTGGTGCAGCACTTAAGGCGGAAGATTTCTCAGGTATTGTTAACTTCTAA
- a CDS encoding phosphoglycerate kinase: protein MLMNKKTVKDIDVSGKKVIVRCDFNVPQDKDGNITDDRRIVSALDTIKYLLDNNAKVILMSHLGRPKEGYDAKFSLKPVAERLSSLLGKEVVLAADEEVVGENAIKATSEMNSGDVVLLENVRFVKTETKNDLEFAKKLADLADIFVNDAFGTAHRAHSSTEGVAKFIPAVAGFLIEKELEFIGGALMSPEKPFVAILGGAKVSDKIGVINNLLEKVDRLIIGGGMAYTFLKAMGVKIGSSLVEEEKVDYAKEMLEKAEAKGVKVYLPVDHVVATEFKADADSKVVEGDIEDGFMGLDIGPKSISEFEGALKDAKTVIWNGPMGVFEMEKFAAGTKEVAKVLASISGTTIIGGGDSAAAVEQLGFADKMSHISTGGGASLEFLEGKVLPGVAALADK, encoded by the coding sequence ATATTAATGAACAAGAAAACAGTTAAGGATATAGATGTATCAGGTAAGAAGGTTATAGTTAGATGTGACTTTAACGTACCTCAAGATAAGGATGGCAACATAACAGATGATAGAAGAATAGTATCAGCACTAGATACTATTAAATACCTTTTAGATAATAACGCAAAGGTTATACTTATGTCTCACCTTGGAAGACCAAAGGAAGGATATGATGCTAAGTTTAGCCTAAAGCCAGTAGCTGAAAGACTAAGCAGCCTACTTGGAAAGGAAGTTGTTCTTGCAGCAGATGAAGAAGTTGTAGGAGAAAACGCAATAAAGGCAACAAGTGAAATGAACAGTGGTGATGTTGTTTTACTTGAAAACGTTAGATTCGTTAAGACAGAAACTAAAAATGACCTTGAATTTGCAAAGAAGCTTGCAGACCTTGCAGATATATTTGTAAATGATGCATTTGGTACAGCTCACAGAGCACATTCATCAACTGAAGGTGTAGCTAAGTTTATACCAGCTGTAGCAGGATTCCTTATAGAAAAGGAACTTGAATTTATCGGTGGAGCACTTATGAGTCCAGAAAAGCCATTTGTAGCTATTCTAGGTGGTGCTAAGGTTTCAGATAAGATCGGTGTTATAAATAACCTACTTGAAAAAGTAGACAGACTAATCATAGGTGGAGGAATGGCTTATACATTCCTAAAGGCTATGGGAGTTAAAATCGGAAGTTCTCTAGTTGAAGAAGAAAAGGTAGACTATGCTAAGGAAATGCTTGAAAAGGCTGAAGCTAAGGGAGTTAAGGTATATCTTCCAGTTGATCACGTTGTAGCTACAGAATTTAAGGCAGATGCTGATAGCAAGGTTGTTGAAGGAGATATAGAAGATGGGTTTATGGGACTAGATATAGGACCTAAATCAATTTCAGAATTTGAAGGTGCTCTAAAGGATGCTAAAACAGTTATCTGGAATGGTCCTATGGGAGTATTCGAAATGGAAAAATTCGCAGCAGGTACTAAGGAAGTTGCTAAGGTTCTAGCTTCAATTAGCGGAACAACTATTATTGGTGGAGGAGACTCAGCAGCAGCGGTTGAACAACTTGGATTTGCTGATAAAATGTCTCACATCTCAACAGGTGGTGGAGCATCACTTGAATTCCTAGAAGGAAAAGTACTACCAGGAGTTGCAGCACTAGCTGACAAATAG
- the gap gene encoding type I glyceraldehyde-3-phosphate dehydrogenase, whose product MSIKVAINGFGRIGRNAFKIAQKNLKEGIEIVAINDLTDVNTIAHLLKYDSCFGKFDGTVEVQDGNLIVNGKTVKVLAERDPKNLPWKELGVDIVMECTGLFTKREKAALHIEAGAKKVIISAPATDEDVTVVLGVNEGDYVAAEHNIISNASCTTNCLAPFAKVIDENFGVVKGLMTTIHAYTNDQNILDLPHKDLRRARAAAESIIPTTTGAAKAVGKVLPNLKGKLNGFALRVPTPTVSVTDIVFEVSKSTSAEEVNAALKAAAEGPLKGILGFSEEPLVSIDYRGDERSSIIDGLSTMVMEGNMVKVVAWYDNEWGYSCRIVDLVNYVVDRM is encoded by the coding sequence ATGAGTATTAAAGTTGCCATTAATGGATTTGGAAGAATAGGAAGAAACGCTTTCAAAATCGCTCAAAAGAATCTTAAAGAAGGTATAGAAATAGTTGCTATAAACGATCTAACAGACGTTAACACTATAGCACATCTACTAAAGTATGATTCATGTTTCGGGAAGTTCGATGGAACAGTTGAAGTTCAAGATGGAAATTTAATCGTAAACGGAAAAACTGTTAAGGTTCTAGCTGAAAGAGACCCTAAGAACCTTCCTTGGAAGGAACTTGGAGTAGACATCGTTATGGAATGTACTGGTCTATTCACTAAGAGAGAAAAAGCTGCCCTACATATTGAAGCAGGAGCTAAGAAGGTTATAATCTCAGCACCAGCTACTGATGAAGATGTTACTGTAGTTCTTGGAGTTAACGAAGGAGACTACGTAGCAGCTGAACATAACATAATCTCAAACGCATCATGTACAACTAACTGTTTAGCACCATTTGCTAAGGTTATAGACGAAAACTTTGGTGTAGTTAAGGGTCTTATGACAACTATCCATGCTTACACTAACGACCAAAACATCCTAGACCTTCCACACAAGGATCTAAGAAGAGCTAGAGCAGCAGCTGAATCAATAATACCAACTACAACAGGAGCTGCTAAGGCAGTAGGTAAGGTTCTTCCAAACCTAAAGGGTAAACTAAACGGATTTGCGCTTAGAGTACCAACTCCTACAGTTTCAGTTACTGATATAGTATTTGAAGTATCAAAGAGCACAAGTGCAGAAGAAGTTAATGCAGCACTTAAGGCAGCAGCTGAAGGCCCACTAAAGGGAATTCTTGGATTCTCAGAAGAGCCACTTGTATCAATCGATTATAGAGGTGACGAAAGATCTTCAATAATAGATGGACTTTCAACTATGGTTATGGAAGGAAACATGGTTAAGGTTGTTGCATGGTATGACAACGAATGGGGTTACTCATGCAGAATAGTTGACCTTGTTAACTATGTAGTAGATAGAATGTAA
- a CDS encoding DUF554 domain-containing protein gives MLGTFVNVLAIIIGAIIGSTLKRGMKEKYQNNIMVGAGLVALSLGISWVAKSIPQSKYSVLFVASMIIGAYIGEVIDLDSKVNSYGARFKESNLLEGITTTVLLFCVGTLSILGPIESALKGDNTLLFTNAILDGFTSIVFAANFGIGIVITAGILFLWQGALFMSAQFISPIITPDMLNEISIIGGILLITTGLNILNIKKIKTLNLLPALLIPIVFFTIKGILN, from the coding sequence ATGTTAGGGACATTTGTAAATGTTTTGGCTATTATTATTGGAGCGATAATAGGTTCAACATTAAAAAGAGGAATGAAGGAAAAATACCAGAATAATATAATGGTAGGTGCAGGTCTTGTTGCACTTTCTCTTGGAATCTCATGGGTAGCTAAAAGCATACCTCAGAGTAAGTATTCTGTGCTATTTGTAGCTAGTATGATTATAGGAGCCTATATAGGTGAGGTTATTGACCTAGACTCTAAGGTGAATAGCTATGGTGCTAGATTTAAGGAGTCTAATCTACTAGAGGGAATAACAACTACAGTATTATTATTTTGTGTAGGAACACTATCCATTCTAGGACCTATTGAAAGTGCACTTAAGGGAGATAATACCTTACTATTTACTAACGCCATACTAGATGGGTTTACATCTATAGTATTTGCTGCGAACTTTGGTATAGGAATAGTGATTACAGCGGGAATATTATTTCTTTGGCAGGGAGCCTTATTTATGTCTGCACAGTTTATATCACCAATTATAACACCTGATATGCTTAACGAGATATCCATTATAGGTGGAATACTTCTTATAACTACAGGACTAAATATCTTGAATATAAAGAAGATAAAGACACTTAATTTACTTCCTGCACTTTTAATACCTATAGTATTTTTCACTATTAAGGGAATACTTAATTAG
- a CDS encoding DUF4179 domain-containing protein, which yields MKKNSKNDGYIYHALNYYQIEEDTDIDNVDKIDEITSKRIKKLLDNKIKRNKPKYRGFKAIGLGLFIAINVILLSSGGVKVYANIGKSIVASFAKLIGDVGEYDKYTSMVNASVTDKGIKFVINEVISDGNHLVVSYSIISDASLKDKLKDISEIGSWPSINGKQFSGLTREGKMISENRYDGCDWVKDSEGIIPKGDFYLDIQMKDIGKLKGNWDISVKVNSDKIKEKVKEYKVNKNIKTVKNQNITIKKIITSPLSVGVKCTSSYGRDSYTLFDDKGNQLDFKGVHTSDGNITMDYSGLLSEDTKSLTFVPFKIKEDYEPRFEIYSLDKLPIKIDQGKYGSFTVKKAEWIEKDKLKISYEVDSKYPLTVSAAPILLDPNNKEMDSDKLTNYQVSRGDLKNFEKVFSGLDRSKIYKLGAHKMYEWHIMYEDKAFTINLKK from the coding sequence ATGAAGAAAAATAGTAAAAATGATGGATACATATACCACGCTTTAAACTATTATCAAATAGAAGAAGACACAGACATTGATAATGTGGATAAGATAGATGAAATTACATCAAAGAGAATAAAAAAGCTATTAGATAATAAAATAAAAAGAAATAAGCCAAAGTATAGAGGGTTTAAAGCTATAGGACTTGGTCTTTTTATAGCTATAAATGTCATTTTATTATCTAGTGGAGGGGTTAAGGTATACGCTAATATTGGAAAGAGTATAGTGGCTTCGTTTGCAAAGCTAATAGGAGATGTAGGAGAGTATGATAAATACACGAGTATGGTTAATGCATCTGTAACTGATAAGGGAATAAAATTTGTAATAAATGAAGTAATATCAGATGGCAATCACTTAGTTGTATCATATTCAATAATATCAGATGCTAGTTTAAAGGATAAGTTAAAGGATATTAGTGAAATAGGTTCTTGGCCTAGTATAAATGGAAAGCAGTTTTCAGGACTTACTAGAGAAGGAAAGATGATAAGTGAAAATAGGTATGATGGATGTGATTGGGTAAAGGATTCAGAAGGTATTATACCTAAGGGGGATTTTTACTTGGATATTCAGATGAAGGATATAGGAAAGTTAAAGGGTAATTGGGATATTAGTGTTAAGGTAAATAGCGATAAAATAAAGGAGAAAGTTAAAGAGTATAAAGTTAATAAAAATATAAAAACAGTTAAAAATCAGAATATCACTATTAAAAAGATTATTACATCACCACTATCTGTAGGTGTTAAGTGTACAAGTAGTTATGGGAGGGATTCTTATACATTATTTGATGATAAGGGAAATCAGCTTGACTTTAAAGGTGTTCACACCTCGGATGGGAATATTACTATGGACTACTCAGGTTTACTCTCAGAGGACACTAAGAGTCTTACTTTTGTACCTTTTAAGATTAAAGAGGATTATGAGCCTAGGTTTGAAATATATAGTTTAGACAAACTTCCTATAAAGATAGACCAAGGGAAATATGGAAGCTTTACTGTCAAAAAGGCTGAATGGATTGAAAAAGATAAGCTTAAGATTAGTTATGAAGTAGATAGTAAGTATCCACTTACAGTGTCAGCGGCTCCTATTTTACTAGACCCTAATAATAAAGAGATGGATTCTGATAAGCTGACTAATTATCAGGTCTCTAGAGGTGATTTGAAAAACTTCGAGAAGGTTTTTAGTGGGTTAGATAGAAGCAAGATATATAAGCTTGGTGCTCATAAAATGTATGAATGGCACATAATGTATGAAGACAAGGCATTTACAATAAATCTTAAGAAGTAG
- a CDS encoding sigma-70 family RNA polymerase sigma factor, with the protein MNIDSNNFINELKRKNEKALNYLYEKYLGLAYKIAFDNLRDIGTKEDVEECVSDIFVGVWNNIDKYSEEITSFKTWFSAVSRYKAIDYKRKLKSKDVNVELDENELVEELTIEDKIVIAEDVDSLRKIIDSMGDVDRQIFIKRYILNEKIEDISKALGIARSVIDNRLSRGRREIKNKWLEITGRQCYEEK; encoded by the coding sequence GTGAATATTGACTCAAATAACTTTATTAATGAGTTGAAAAGAAAAAACGAAAAGGCTTTAAATTATCTATATGAAAAATACCTTGGCCTAGCCTATAAAATTGCCTTTGATAATTTAAGGGATATAGGCACTAAGGAAGATGTTGAGGAATGTGTAAGCGATATATTTGTTGGGGTTTGGAACAACATAGATAAGTATAGTGAAGAGATCACATCCTTTAAAACATGGTTTTCAGCAGTCAGCAGGTATAAGGCTATTGATTATAAGAGAAAACTTAAATCAAAGGATGTTAATGTAGAACTTGACGAAAATGAACTAGTTGAAGAGTTAACTATAGAGGATAAGATAGTAATTGCAGAGGATGTGGATTCACTAAGGAAAATTATAGATTCGATGGGTGATGTTGATAGGCAGATTTTTATCAAAAGATATATCTTAAACGAGAAAATAGAAGATATATCAAAGGCACTAGGCATTGCTAGAAGTGTAATTGATAATCGATTGTCTAGGGGTCGAAGGGAAATAAAAAATAAATGGTTAGAAATCACAGGGAGGCAGTGCTATGAAGAAAAATAG
- the grdD gene encoding glycine/sarcosine/betaine reductase complex component C subunit alpha, translated as MSKDNVKKLIGDVFNEIADAIQSGSFAPKVKVGLTTLGSEHGLDEVIKAAEMATNKYNDFEVVLIGPKSNTSLTTYEVTSEKEAHEKMESLLDSEEIKGCVTMHYNFPIGVSTVGRVITPALGHEMIIATTTGTSSTNRVEGMVKNAIYGIIAAKSVGIKDPKVGILNVDGARQVERALTELKSNGYDISFTESMRSDGGIVMRGNDLLTGTPDVMVTDSLTGNILMKMFSSFTTGGSYEASGYGYGPGIGEGYNRLVNIISRASGAPVICEALRYCASCAQNNIIDISKNEFASLNKAGFKELCEKITSSDKKAAASENEVVAPTKKVVTNDIPGVDILDLEDSVKELWKAGIYAESGMGCTGPIVLVATEDKDKAIEILKEKEYIG; from the coding sequence ATGTCAAAGGATAATGTAAAAAAACTAATTGGTGACGTTTTTAATGAAATTGCAGATGCTATTCAAAGCGGAAGTTTTGCACCTAAGGTAAAGGTTGGATTAACTACTTTAGGAAGTGAACATGGATTAGATGAAGTAATTAAGGCTGCAGAAATGGCAACAAATAAGTATAATGACTTTGAAGTTGTACTCATAGGGCCAAAATCTAACACTTCACTTACTACCTATGAAGTGACTTCAGAAAAGGAAGCTCACGAGAAAATGGAAAGTCTTTTAGACTCAGAAGAAATAAAGGGATGTGTAACAATGCACTATAACTTCCCTATAGGTGTTTCAACTGTAGGAAGAGTTATAACTCCAGCTCTTGGCCACGAAATGATAATTGCAACTACAACAGGTACTTCATCTACTAATAGAGTAGAGGGTATGGTTAAAAACGCTATTTACGGAATCATAGCTGCAAAATCAGTAGGAATAAAAGATCCAAAGGTTGGTATTCTTAATGTTGATGGTGCAAGACAAGTTGAAAGAGCACTTACTGAGCTTAAGTCTAATGGCTATGATATTTCATTTACAGAGTCAATGAGATCAGATGGTGGAATTGTTATGAGAGGAAACGATCTATTAACAGGAACACCAGATGTTATGGTAACAGATTCATTAACAGGTAATATATTAATGAAGATGTTCAGTTCATTTACAACAGGTGGAAGCTATGAAGCATCAGGATATGGATATGGACCTGGAATTGGAGAAGGATATAATAGACTAGTTAATATTATATCTAGAGCTTCAGGTGCTCCAGTTATCTGTGAAGCCCTTAGATACTGCGCATCATGTGCTCAAAATAATATAATCGATATATCTAAGAATGAATTTGCATCTTTAAATAAAGCAGGATTTAAGGAATTATGCGAAAAGATTACTTCTTCAGATAAGAAAGCAGCAGCATCAGAAAATGAAGTTGTGGCACCAACAAAGAAGGTAGTAACAAATGACATCCCAGGGGTTGATATACTAGACCTTGAAGACTCTGTTAAAGAGCTTTGGAAAGCAGGTATATATGCTGAAAGTGGTATGGGATGTACTGGTCCTATAGTGCTAGTAGCAACTGAGGATAAGGATAAGGCTATAGAAATTCTTAAAGAAAAAGAATATATAGGATAA